From Symphalangus syndactylus isolate Jambi chromosome X, NHGRI_mSymSyn1-v2.1_pri, whole genome shotgun sequence, the proteins below share one genomic window:
- the PRRG1 gene encoding transmembrane gamma-carboxyglutamic acid protein 1 isoform X2, producing the protein MGRVFLTGEKANSVLKRYPRANGFFEEIRQGNIERECKEEFCTFEEAREAFENNEKTIMDPNTHFQPFPPLAIHLQPATTTTAPACLLTTPQGARHGHHPSVAGASELPPQLRGRCQQPRQPGVPRLLRVPLHGLLLRPGQCGPGALKPLLPAPVAQEEGARPGADEAAEPARWLHLVSRHQETRASRLGEQAQGHGVRLPPGEECQPEPPGAAPAGHGER; encoded by the exons ttttcctcACGGGAGAAAAAGCCAATTCCGTATTAAAACGCTACCCAAGAGCTAATGGgttttttgaagaaataagaCAGGGCAACATTGAGCGTGAGTGCAAAGAAGAATTCTGTACATTTGAAGAAGCAAGAGAAGcttttgaaaataatgaaaaaact ATAATGGACCCAAATACCCACTTCCAGCCCTTTCCGCCATTAGCCATCCACCTTCAGCCAGCCACTACCACCACAGCTCCCGCCTGCCTGCTCACCACGCCCCAAGGTGCCCGCCATGGCCACCACCCCAGTGTTGCAGGTGCGTCAGAACTACCACCCCAACTGCGAGGCCGCTGTCAACAACCACGTCAACCTGGAGTTCCACGCCTCCTACGTGTACCTCTCCATGGCCTTCTACTTCGACCGGGACAATGCGGCCCTGGAGCCCTTAAGCCGCTACTTCCTGCGCCAGTTGCACAAGAAGAGGGAGCACGTCCAGGAGCTGATGAGGCTGCAGAACCAGCACGGTGGCTGCATCTGGTTTCACGACATCAGGAAACCAGAGCATCAAGACTGGGAGAGCAGGCTCAAGGCCATGGAGTGCGCCTTCCACCTGGAGAAGAGTGTCAACCAGAGCCTCCTGGAGCTGCACCAGCTGGCCATGGAGAAAGGTGA